A part of Sebastes fasciatus isolate fSebFas1 chromosome 10, fSebFas1.pri, whole genome shotgun sequence genomic DNA contains:
- the LOC141775438 gene encoding nuclear factor 7, brain-like, which produces MADSNAIEELQSELTCPVCLELFNDPVILECGHHFCQVCIIQCWEAKADELGSCPKCRKSSGRKLRPNSLLCNVVDSVRRARAMDTASGTTHSWYSAHGSLDEPEERDREPGSSMSSVASSTSHWPHSGVDMCEEHEEKLKLYCEDDQLPICLVCGMSRDHKMHNVIPITEAFENYKDKLSVALDRVQLQTEEATIYQRLTNEKILLIKGRAGDLEEMVTAEFGLLREFLLEEEERIKEKLQKQKEEKLNQLEEALTQTTEQISQLESTADQLQHKLTEEENPEQLKGIKDFIGGAESLFERPPEVAVDLQSGDFLGPLQYRTWRKMSSIFQPAVTAVTLDPYTAYPCLWVSLCRTSVQVGKIQTNLPNNPERFTLYNIVLGSESFSSGRHYWEVDVGYKTAWGLGVATASVNRKDEISLCPDDGFWTLVLRDNADGTSEYEACTDSEDSLICPSKPPRRVGVYLDYSSGDVGFYDAGNMSHLFTFYNAKFKEPVFPYFNPWPIINGQNREPLTIVTPHWG; this is translated from the exons ATGGCGGACTCCAACGCCATTGAGGAGCTTCAGTCGGAGCTCACCTGTCCGGTTTGTCTGGAGCTCTTCAACGACCCGGTGATCCTGGAGTGCGGCCACCACTTCTGCCAGGTGTGCATCATCCAGTGCTGGGAGGCCAAAGCCGACGAGCTGGGGAGCTGCCCGAAGTGCAGAAAGTCCAGCGGGCGGAAACTGAGACCCAACTCGCTGCTGTGTAACGTCGTGGACAGCGTCCGCAGAGCCCGGGCCATGGACACGGCCTCCGGGACCACCCACAGCTGGTACTCGGCCCACGGGTCTCTGGATGAGCCGGAGGAGAGGGACCGGGAGCCCGGATCCTCTATGAGCAGCGTGGCCTCCTCCACCAGCCACTGGCCGCACAGTGGTGTGGATATGTGCGAGGAGCATGAAGAGAAGCTGAAGCTGTACTGTGAGGACGACCAGCTGCCCATCTGTCTGGTGTGTGGCATGTCCAGAGACCACAAGATGCACAATGTCATCCCCATCACAGAGGCCTTTGAAAATTACAAG GACAAGCTGTCTGTCGCTCTGGACAGGGTTCAGCTGCAGACGGAGGAGGCCACCATCTACCAGAGACTGACCAATGAAAAGATCCTCCTCATTAAG GGGCGAGCAGGAGATCTGGAGGAGATGGTCACTGCAGAGTTTGGCCTTCTGAGGGAGttcctgctggaggaggaggagcgcaTCAAGGAGAAACTGCAGAAGCAGAAAGAGGAGAAGCTCAACCAGCTTGAGGAGGCGCTCACTCAGACCACGGAGCAGATCAGCCAGCTGGAAAGCACCGCCGACCAGCTTCAACACAAActgacagaagaagaaaacccAGAGCAACTCAAG GGAATCAAAGATTTCATTGGAGG gGCTGAGAGCTTGTTTGAGCGCCCCCCAGAGGTGGCTGTGGATCTGCAGTCAGGAGACTTCCTGGGACCTCTGCAGTACAGGACCTGGAGGAAAATGAGCTCCATTTTTCAGCCAG CTGTCACAGCGGTGACCCTTGACCCGTACACAGCCTACCCCTGCCTGTGGGTGTCACTGTGTCGCACCAGCGTCCAGGTGGGAAAAATCCAGACCAACCTGCCCAACAACCCAGAGCGCTTCACTCTCTACAACATCGTCCTGGGCTCTGAGTCCTTCTCCTCTGGGAGACACTACTGGGAGGTGGATGTGGGCTACAAGACGGCGTGGGGTCTGGGTGTGGCCACGGCCTCCGTCAACAGGAAGGATGAGATCAGCCTCTGCCCGGATGACGGTTTCTGGACCCTGGTGCTGAGGGATAACGCCGACGGCACCAGCGAGTACGAGGCATGCACCGACTCAGAGGACAGCTTGATATGTCCCTCCAAACCCCCCAGGAGGGTGGGGGTCTACCTCGATTACAGTAGTGGTGACGTGGGGTTTTATGATGCAGGGAACATGAGCCACCTCTTCACCTTCTATAATGCTAAATTCAAAGAGCCCGTCTTCCCGTACTTTAACCCCTGGCCGATAATCAACGGACAAAACCGGGAGCCGCTCACCATAGTGACGCCACACTGGGGATAG